The Lepeophtheirus salmonis chromosome 6, UVic_Lsal_1.4, whole genome shotgun sequence DNA window ATCCACTTTCCGTATCAGGATCAGCCAAGAGACACAAAACAAACTGATCCGCAGTACGTGCAAGGGCCGTCCATCCTTTATCACCAGAAAGAAGAAGAGTTTCTATGCGTGAGTCTGAGGCGGATACCTTATCCCAGAGATGTGAAGCAATGGCTGCAGATGCTGTTCCTTCATCCTGGGACTGAATAAGGGAGGATAGAACGTTACCTTCTCTTGTAAAAAGAACTGCAGAGTGAATGCCTTCTTGACATGTCTCTTGAAGAATCAACTGTAGAGACTTGGGACTTAGAAGCATCATTTTGTCTGAACCTCTTTTAATCGAAGAGGGGAGTTTCTATTAATTGAAAGAGTGGGAGAGAGATATGAAGATAATAACTTAAAAACTGACAATTATGAGAAGGGTGACGTACGATTTACGAAGCTGTTCGAAATATATGAGCTCAGCTGTAGGGAGGAAAAGAGATAATAGCGCAAGACATAAggaaagaataacaaattaaaatcgTACGCGCGCACGATCTTTTAGAGAGCTAGCTCTTTCTGATGATTTCAAAAACGAAGTACATAGCATAAAATGCTATTTGTTCTATACTGCGCGCTGCTCAGCTCTCGATTCTCCTCTCATATTATTTAGTACTTATTGACTAttactactattattattattaataatagctGGCTGGGGTTCATCTCTCAAATTAAGTGACTGTCgattattatttcttgaatCTTCCTGAGCTGGACCCCCTAATCGTTCATATCTTTGATCAGTTCTGCTTACATATACACTTGTACCCGTTATGGAACGTCCTTCTTCTCCATCGGAGGCGAACCGTCATGCTGAGGATGAAGAAGATGAAGATGAAACTACAAGGTGGATGTTTCCTTCCATCTCCCACTGGTTGGAATCTCTTCCAAATCATCAAGCTCTTGCGACTGCATctcttcttatttttgttaatttcatcAACTATATGGATCGCTCTATCCTGGCAGGGATGACAAGCTTCG harbors:
- the LOC121120859 gene encoding uncharacterized protein → MMLLSPKSLQLILQETCQEGIHSAVLFTREGNVLSSLIQSQDEGTASAAIASHLWDKVSASDSRIETLLLSGDKGWTALARTADQFVLCLLADPDTESGLLHARLLSTVALLEEPLRSVTLQGIAPSSNL